The following proteins are co-located in the Plasmodium brasilianum strain Bolivian I chromosome 11, whole genome shotgun sequence genome:
- a CDS encoding basal complex transmembrane protein 1 — translation MKNLSKNSSTETDGLSVNINNSNDFSRVLHEIKLKQNEYEKKKSKKNTQPKIKSKNVNDSDKDNTILKKESERNATKNKRNLSKNKSKEKYVQKQKSEQNIKKTNLYDTPIFPRINSLILDHEKEECNNAEYSDNNKNAVDEKIKKSNSNYKIEKHSIYDIYAHTLKKLSIEDKSDLLKANDAENYYINKNKISENKENNKNLHKSKISNNASDESSFNFTQTYDTIYSNTEAEEINHQKDNDTKLHHTKQTKKDLVPSHLNNDKRNYKDLEQFHNKNNSSNNGNFYNNDDLFENSHVIKEHDNYGNGDSHEEEHIRGIGKEQNAKERGRKSDKYEYGKEEYCDIYKGKEKCRPQDIIKHSNMDEQKLRENSQSLDEKSKNKMNHPKSLASEDLKLRGNKNSKKDQMTYLANNSSYNEVEKENNYLNISDSLSIDYLHENEKEEKKKNEMKNKHNETVNKNNADNTMNNYPDSVYDEQNSVETSLKNFPEINMYHSNINYPKSDATTTDSDYSINEKLDMSYDHFKSKNKKKLFSIAEDWENKEKLLNVVNSKNILNIRKLLRIMREFYVGFIGLQLIYFITYLLFSNNSVYLIQIISISCTFFSLLDANYHGYLLNGFIDMCIAIFLNIAILQNIAGFKNLQSNDVLKNITISNVVFLYFFSMFSFLNGYFIYKLHSLERRNIKYVIQNIEYKTEKDF, via the exons atgaaaaatttGAGTAAGAATAGTAGCACGGAAACAGATGGCCTTTCGGTTAACATAAATAACAGCAATGATTTTAGCAGAGTTTtacatgaaataaaattaaagcagaacgaatatgaaaaaaagaaaagtaagaAAAATACGCAACCCAAAATAAAATCCAAAAATGTTAATGACAGTGACAAGGATAAcacaattttgaaaaaagagtCAGAGAGGAAtgcaacaaaaaataaaagaaatcttagcaaaaacaaaagtaaagaaaaatatgtgcAAAAACAAAAGAGTGAACAGAACATAAAGAAAACAAATTTGTATGATACACCAATTTTTCCTCGTATTAACTCTTTAATTTTAGATCATGAAAAGGAGGAATGCAACAATGCAGAATATTCagataataacaaaaatgcagtagatgaaaaaataaaaaaaagtaattctaattataaaattgagAAACATAGCATTTACGATATTTATGCACATACTCTAAAAAAGCTATCAATTGAGGATAAAAGTGATCTTTTAAAAGCAAATGACGCAGAGAACTATTAcattaataagaataaaatttcagaaaacaaagaaaacaataaaaatttgcATAAGTCCAAAATTTCTAACAATGCTTCAGATGAAtcatcatttaattttacccAGACATATGACACTATCTACTCAAACACAGAAGCGGAGGAAATAAATCACCAGAAAGATAATGATACAAAACTTCACCACacaaaacaaacaaaaaaggatTTAGTGCCATCACACCTGAATAACGATAAACGCAATTACAAAGACTTAGAACAATTtcataataagaataatagtTCAAATAATGggaatttttataataatgatgactTGTTTGAAAATTCACATGTAATCAAAGAACATGATAATTATGGCAATGGTGATTCCCATGAAGAGGAACATATAAGAGGAATaggaaaagaacaaaatgcAAAGGAAAGAGGACGAAAATCagataaatatgaatatggAAAAGAAGAGTATTGTGATATTTACAAAGGTAAAGAAAAGTGTAGACCAcaagatataataaaacactCTAATATGGATGAACAAAAATTGCGTGAAAACTCCCAAAGCTTAGATGaaaagagtaaaaataaaatgaatcaTCCAAAATCTTTAGCTAGTGAAGACCTTAAGTTaagaggaaataaaaattccaAAAAAGATCAAATGACATATTTAGCTAATAATTCCTCCTATAATGAAgtagaaaaggaaaataattatttaaacattTCAGATTCGTTGTCCATTGATTACTTacatgaaaatgaaaaggaagaaaagaaaaagaatgaaatgaaaaataaacataatgaaacagttaacaaaaataacGCGGATAACACGATGAATAATTATCCTGATAGTGTTTATGATGAACAGAACTCAGTTGAAacatcattaaaaaattttcccgAAATTAATATGTATCATTCA AATATAAACTACCCCAAATCAGATGCAACTACAACAGATTCAGATTATtctattaatgaaaaattagaTATGTCCTACGATCACTTTAAAagtaagaataaaaaaaaattgttttctATTGCAGAAGATTGGGAAAATAAAGAGAAGTTATTAAATGTTGTAAATagtaaaaacattttaaatatcagAAAACTCCTAAGAATAATGAGAGAATTTTATGTCGGATTTATAGGATtacaattaatttattttataacatatcTTTTGTTTAGCAACAATAGCGTTTACCTAATTCAAATTATTTCCATATCTTGTACCTTCTTTTCCCTATTAGATGCTAATTATCATggttatttattaaatggaTTTATTGATATGTGTAtagctatttttttaaatatagctattttacaaaatatagcTGGTTTTAAAAATCTACAGTCTAACgatgttttaaaaaacataaccATATCAAATGTTGTTTTTCTCTATTTCTTTTCCATGTTTTCATTTCTAAAtggttattttatttataaattacattccttagaaagaagaaatattaaatatgttatacaaaatattgaatataaAACAGAAAAGGATTTTTAA